A region of Triplophysa dalaica isolate WHDGS20190420 chromosome 18, ASM1584641v1, whole genome shotgun sequence DNA encodes the following proteins:
- the slc20a1a gene encoding sodium-dependent phosphate transporter 1-A, with product MESTTLASLSTVTMLTVATQTDMSEFLWLLVVGFIIAFILAFSVGANDVANSFGTAVGSGVVTLRQACVLATIFETVGAILLGAKVSETIRSGIIDVQMYNGSEAVLMAGSISAMFGSAVWQLTASFLKLPISGTHCIVGATIGFSMVARGHQGVRWLELLRIVASWFLSPLLSGSMSAILFYFVRKFILSKEDPGPNGLKALPVFYAVTMGINLFSIMFTGAPMLGFDSVPWWVTLLISLGCALLTALVVWFIVCPQLKKKMKTQSLADTSGTALVEKKQASNGVVDHPTPVRSYSPVPQTPPAESNKVAFDIGGSAETDLDSKEFDTKDLDCNHVLFGNAGMPLPDLSGNQFHTVHKDSGIYKDLLHKLHLAKVGECMGENGEKPIRRNNSYTSYTMAIYGIHGSLKEGEGSRTGLDGEKRRTRYDSYNSYCTAVADGEAGVSDGAPAVEVGDAEAKTDSLEEDIDELEIDKPEVATLFQFLQILTACFGSFAHGGNDVSNAIGPLVALWLIYENASVASNAPTPVWLLLYGGVGICTGLWIWGRRVIQTMGKDLTPITPSSGFSIELASAITVVVASNIGLPVSTTHCKVGSVVSVGWLRSRKAVDWHLFRNIFIAWFVTVPISGLLSAAIMALFYFVILPLT from the exons ATGGAATCCACCACGCTAGCATCCCTATCAACTGTTACCATGTTAACGGTGgccacacagacagacatgtcTGAATTCCTCTGGCTTCTCGTGGTGGGCTTCATCATCGCTTTTATCCTGGCGTTTTCTGTGGGCGCCAATGATGTAGCCAACTCATTCGGTACAGCGGTGGGCTCTGGGGTGGTGACCCTGCGTCAGGCATGCGTCTTGGCCACCATCTTTGAGACGGTGGGTGCCATACTTTTGGGGGCCAAGGTCAGTGAGACCATCCGGTCAGGCATCATCGATGTTCAGATGTACAACGGGTCAGAGGCTGTGCTGATGGCTGGATCCATCAGCGCTATGTTTG GATCTGCAGTTTGGCAGCTCACTGCTTCCTTCTTGAAACTGCCCATCTCTGGAACACATTGCATCGTAGGCGCCACGATTGGATTTTCCATGGTCGCTAGGGGTCATCAGGGGGTCAGATGGCTGGAGTTGCTTCGTATTG tTGCCTCTTGGTTCCTCTCTCCTCTTCTTTCCGGCAGCATGTCTGCCATTCTGTTCTACTTTGTGCGCAAGTTCATCTTGAGTAAG GAGGATCCAGGTCCCAATGGTTTAAAAGCATTACCAGTATTCTATGCTGTTACTATGGGAATCAATTTGTTCTCGATCATGTTTACTGGAGCACCAA TGTTGGGATTCGACAGTGTACCGTGGTGGGTAACTTTACTTATCTCACTGGGTTGTGCTCTGCTAACTGCTTTGGTGGTCTGGTTCATTGTGTGTCCACAGTTGAAAAAGAAGatgaaaa CTCAGAGTTTGGCCGACACTAGTGGAACAGCATTGGTTGAAAAGAAACAAGCCTCTAATGGTGTAGTCGACCATCCCACCCCAGTCCGAAGCTACTCTCCTGTTCCACAGACCCCCCCTGCGGAGAGCAACAAGGTGGCCTTTGACATCGGCGGTTCGGCTGAAACTGATCTGGACAGCAAAGAGTTTGACACCAAAGACCTGGATTGCAACCATG TTTTATTTGGCAATGCTGGAATGCCCTTGCCAGACCTGTCTGGAAACCAGTTTCACACTGTACACAAGGATTCTGGGATCTACAAGGATCTACTGCACAAGCTTCACTTGGCAAAGGTCGGTGAATGTATGGGAGAGAATGGAGAAAAGCCCATTCGTCGTAACAACAGTTATACTTCTTACACCATGGCCATCTACGGAATACATGGGTCCCTAAAAGAGGGCGAAGGAAGCCGGACTGGACTGGACGGAGAGAAAAGGCGTACACGGTACGACAGTTATAACAGTTACTGTACTGCTGTCGCTGATGGAGAAGCTGGTGTGAGTGATGGAGCACCAGCAGTGGAGGTGGGAGATGCAGAGGCCAAAACAGACTCGCTGGAAGAGGACATAGATGAGCTTGAGATAGACAAACCAGAGGTGGCCACGCTCTTCCAGTTCCTGCAGATTTTAACCGCCTGCTTTGGATCATTTGCTCATGGTGGAAATGACGTCAG taatgcaaTTGGCCCTCTAGTTGCTCTCTGGCTCATTTATGAAAATGCTTCTGTAGCATCCAATGCTCCCACACCAGTTTGGTTGCTCCTTTATGGCGGAGTGGGTATCTGCACAGGTCTTTGGATTTGGGGTCGTAGGGTCATACAAACCATGGGCAAAGATCTCACACCCATCACTCCCTCAAG TGGGTTTAGCATTGAGCTCGCCTCTGCCATAACTGTAGTTGTTGCTTCCAACATCGGACTACCAGTAAGCACCACTCATTGCAAG GTTGGATCAGTGGTGTCTGTTGGTTGGCTTCGCTCCAGGAAGGCAGTTGACTGGCATTTGTTCCGGAATATTTTTATTGCGTGGTTTGTCACTGTGCCAATTTCTGGTCTCTTAAGTGCTGCTATAATGGCACTCTTTTACTTTGTTATACTGCCTTTGACCTAG